From Triticum urartu cultivar G1812 chromosome 2, Tu2.1, whole genome shotgun sequence, a single genomic window includes:
- the LOC125536731 gene encoding leucine-rich repeat extensin-like protein 3 — MASRPFPRESPLSRPPSSSSLSASVQMGSSPAPSPSPSTSPPMPMIGRAGNLTVFITPPSPASTPRSSRPSDSPRPDFSTPNSRTGTAPPPPQKSASPPAPPVKFSSPPPPVKVSLPPVQVPPPQYGKASAGGKHDGSAFGFLWDAVARVQEAHTSLDEYVANWFGLDQSKYQWALNDYYDTTGKEVEYGKAGKPKELTTTTTTTTTKVQKV; from the exons ATGGCGTCTCGGCCTTTCCCACGGGAGTCCCCTCTCTCCCGGCCTCCTAGCTCTAGCTCTCTCTCCGCCTCCGTTCAAATGGGATCCTCGCCTGCGCCTTCGCCTTCGCCTTCAACTTCGCCGCCGATGCCCATGATAGGGAGGGCCGGCAACCTCACCGTCTTCatcacgccgccgtcgccggccagCACCCCGCGCTCCTCGCGCCCGtccgactccccaaggccggaCTTCTCCACCCCTAACTCCCGCACGGGCACGGCACCGCCTCCGCCGCAGAAGAGCGCTAGCCCACCCGCGCCGCCGGTCAAGTTCTCGTCCCCTCCACCACCCGTGAAGGTGTCCCTGCCTCCTGTGCAGGTGCCCCCGCCGCAGTACGGAAAGGCTTCTGCGGGGGGCAAGCACGACGGATCGGCGTTCGGCTTCTTATGGGACGCCGTTGCGCGCGTGCAGGAAG CGCACACGAGCCTGGACGAGTACGTCGCCAACTGGTTCGGATTGGATCAGTCCAAGTACCAGTGGGCTCTCAACGACTACTACGATACCACCGGCAAG GAAGTGGAATATGGCAAAGCTGGGAAGCCAAAGGAgcttactactactactactactactactactaaaGTGCAGAAAGTTTAG